In Gemmatimonadota bacterium, the genomic window GTAGAAGCACAGAAGACGAGCAAACATAGAATTGTGAGAAGAGAATGCCCTGCGAAGCGAGCCGATCCAGATTTGGCGTTTTTACAAACTGATGGCCGTAGCAACTCAAGTCACCCCACCCCCAATCGTCGGCGAAGACAAATACGATATTGGGTCTTTTCGATTCAGCCATTGCGGTTCTCCTTAATATCGATTTACGAATTCAGTGCATTGCAGATGACGGCAGGTGGCGCAACTGTTACCGTTTCGCTCAAGGCAAACGGTGCCCCCACTGGTGCCGCTACCCAGGACTGATCCGGTTGGACATCGTCCAGCGCCGACCAGAAGCCGCGCTCGAGGCGAGGCGACGACGATGCTTTGATCTCCACCGCGACGAGCTTATTTCTCCGTCGGATCAGGAGGTCGATCTCAGCGCCAGCCGAAGTCCGGTAGAAGCTCAGTTCGGCATCGGGCACCGCCGCGGCGATTTGCTCGATGACGTATCCTTCCCAAGAGTTGCCGCGAACCGGATGGCCATCCAGGTCGTCGAGAGAATCCAAACGCAGCAGCCGGTGAAGGATGCCGGTATCTCTGAGATAAACACGGGGGCTCTTCACTAGGCGCTTCTTGAAGTTGGCCGCACAGGGCGAAAGCCGCCTTACCATGTAGGCCTGCTCAAGGATGCGGAGATAGTGTCCAACCGTCTTGCCCGTTACGCCCAGGGAAGAAGCCACTTTGGCGTGGTTCCACAGATCCCCGTGCAGGTGAGCGCACATCTCCCAGAATTGTCGCAGCGTTATCGCGGGTACGCGGATACCCAGTTGAGGAATGTCGCGTTCGAGAAACGTCTGGATGAAACTGTCCAGCCACGCCCGGCTCATTCCGTCCGACGGGGCCAGATAGCTTCGCGGGAATCCGCCTCGCAGCCAGAGCCTTGACTGATTCTCCGCCCCGATCTCTTCTTCGACAAAGGGGGTCAGTTCGATGAAACCGATGCGACCGGCGAGCGTCTCAGACGACTGCCGGAGCAGAGCTGGAGAAGCCGATCCCAGCACCATGAACTGTCCTGGAGAACCGGTCTCATCGCAGAGCCCGCGAAGTACGCGGAACAATTCGGGGACGCGCTGGATCTCGTCGAGGCAGACGATGTGATCCCGATGGCGGCGGAGGTAATCTTCAGGCTCGGCCAGACGTGCGACGTCGGAGGGGAGCTCGAGGTCGAGATAGTGTGACGCTGGCTGTTCAGCAAGCCACGTCTTGGCCAGGGTGGTTTTTCCACACTGGCGAGGCCCCAGAATTGCCGTGACAGGGAAGTACCTCGCGTATTCAGAGACCTTTGTCTGAATTTTTCTGTTGATGTTCATTCTTGTAATATGGGAGTCTGTATCCCGATTTGCAAGGATAAAACACAAAGCAGGCGGTAGGCCTTTATGCCCCTACGGTGCCAGGGCTTTCAGGTAGGTGGCGCCTTGCGTGTCGGCGTGTGCCTGGACCCAATCAGATAGTCGGTTTCGGTGATCCGTCAGGATCTGAATGAATTCAGGATCATTGGCGAGGTTCTTTGTTTCAGTGGGATCCGAAACCATATCGACAAGCATTTCTTCCGACTTGCCATCGTAGTGGAAGATGGAGTACTTGTACCTGGCAGACCTTACCATTCTACCGCCAACAGTTTCGGCTACGACGAATTCTCGCCAATTGGATTGCTCGCCCAGAGCAAGGGGCTTCAAGCTTCTACCGGGTAGTGAATCTGGGATTTCTCCTTCGGCAAAGTCGCATAACGTCGGAAGCAGATCGATCCCATTATTGACCAAAGCATCGATCTGACCTGCAGAAACCCTTCCAGGCCAGCTGATCGTGAGTGGCACGTGTGACGATGCTTCGTAGAACGACCGCTTCATTGTCAATCCGTGTTCCCCATCATGATCGCCATGATCACTTGTAAATATGACAACCGTATTTTCCCGCAGACCGGCGTCATCGAGCGCATCCAGTATCACGCCCAACTGGTTGTCCAGGTCTTCCATATAAAAACGGTAAGCCGCACGATAGACCCGCCACTCGTGTTCGGTCCAGTGGATTGCATGTCGACCGAATCTTCGGTTGAGGCCGATTTCGATTGTCTCCTCGTCTCCCAGCGTTCCATCACGGAATCCCTGCATCCACTTTGGCTCATCCTGAGGGGGTGCGTGATTATCCGGCAAGGGGGGCAAGTTGTCTCCTGGATCCGAAGGATGTGTCGGCTTCCCATCCTCATCCAGGACTTTACATATATCGTGTGGATTAATGAACGATGCCCAGAGGAAGAACGGGCGATCGGAATCTCTGTTTTTGAGAAAATCAGCGGATCTCTCCGCAAGCTCATCCCTCTGATCGGTTGTGATCGACTCAAATCCGAATTCTTCTGCCTTTTCTTTCGTAAAAACCTGGGTGCCCTCTACGTGCAGCTTACCGCCGGCGTACGTATCATATCCACAATTTCGGAGGAGTGTCCCCATCAATGGCGTATCAATATGGTCCAAAATCCGCGGATGTTCCGAAGCCATCCCCTTGGAGTTATGCTCCAGGCCATCAAAAGTGTGCGGCATATGGCCTGAGACCAGGGCGTACCTGAATGGGACACAAACTGGATTGGAAACGTAGGTGAGCTCGAATTTCTTACCACTTGCAGCCAGTTTATCCAAATTGGGCGTACTGACATAAGGATCACCGGAATAACTCGCCATTCTGTGATGTTGTTGGTCCGTTGTTATGAGAATGATATGCGGGCGTTCCATATCTGTTCCTTTCGCGTTGCGAACGAATTGAAGTTGCGTTCAAGACGTCAACGAGGGTCGCCAGCTTCAATTGTTCGTTCCAGCAGCCTGCTGCGCATGGCTTCTTCCCGATCTCGATAATCCGGGTTTCCTGCCAGATTCACCAGTTCGCCCGGGTCGTTCTGCAAGTCGTAAAGTTCAGAACGATCATTCACATAATGTGCGTATTTCCACTTCTCGTTTCGAACCATGCGACCCCGAGAAAGGAAGAACGTTCCCGACTCAACCAGCGGCAATTCAGGTACGGGTTCAGTCCGACTTATGCCGGCTTTCAGCGCGTCCAGTTCTGCTTTTGGTCCTCCCTCTGGCAATGGTTGACGGCTGCCAACTTCCGCATAGGTACAGTCTCTCTCTGGAGCCATACCCGACATCATTTCGGTCACACTTCTACCCTGAACACCCGGCGGGATCGAGATTCCGCTACTCTGGAGTAATGTAGGCATCAAGTCGATTTGCTCAATTTGCAGTGCGTTGGTTGCACCATCCCGTGCATGTTCCAAACCCCTTACGATCAATGGGACCTGGACAATGCAGTCGTAGAATGCAGCTGTTTTCCGAATGAGTCCGTGTTCGCCCAGGTACTCACCGTGGTCACCTGTGGCAACAATGATGGTGTCGTCCCAACGACCAAGCGCTTTTAGTCCATCAAAGAATTTGCCCAGGCATTCATCCAGGTGCCTGAGCATGCCATAGTAATACGCCATTGTCTGCCGCAGTTGCTCGTCATCCATGAGATGCAGCCACCCGCCGTGATAATAGACTTGTTGAACGAATGGTTTTGAGTCCAATTCACCCTCAGGTCTATGTGGGAGAGGCAGGTCCTCTGGTCTGTACATCGTGGCAAAAGGTTCGGGAGCCCGATAGGGCGGATGAACATCGGAAAAGCTCAACCACACAAACGAAGGCTCGTCACCTTTCCGTTCGAGATAATCGAGGGCCTGATTCACGTTGGCTCTTGCTGGCGTTTCAGCAGGATCGAAAGGGTAGGTTCCGCCATACCAGATTGGATTTGGGTGATCTCCCCAACGGAAACGTCTTGTTTGTGATTCGAACACGGATGGGTCGATGGGTATTGCAGGCCCAGGAAATGGCTTCCCATAGGCTTCTCGCTGCTTGTGCCGAAGTGGCGATTCTTCAATACACGCTTCAAATCCTGCAGTTT contains:
- a CDS encoding sulfatase-like hydrolase/transferase, which translates into the protein MKNIVVITIEHLAARALGCYGNPVKATPHLDRFASEAIRFENCTVPSPLCVASRVAFFTGRYPSVTGSRDNTLLMQEKEGFHLPGLLKDAGVGCGLFGKNHCFPDAETAGFEACIEESPLRHKQREAYGKPFPGPAIPIDPSVFESQTRRFRWGDHPNPIWYGGTYPFDPAETPARANVNQALDYLERKGDEPSFVWLSFSDVHPPYRAPEPFATMYRPEDLPLPHRPEGELDSKPFVQQVYYHGGWLHLMDDEQLRQTMAYYYGMLRHLDECLGKFFDGLKALGRWDDTIIVATGDHGEYLGEHGLIRKTAAFYDCIVQVPLIVRGLEHARDGATNALQIEQIDLMPTLLQSSGISIPPGVQGRSVTEMMSGMAPERDCTYAEVGSRQPLPEGGPKAELDALKAGISRTEPVPELPLVESGTFFLSRGRMVRNEKWKYAHYVNDRSELYDLQNDPGELVNLAGNPDYRDREEAMRSRLLERTIEAGDPR
- a CDS encoding sulfatase-like hydrolase/transferase; amino-acid sequence: MERPHIILITTDQQHHRMASYSGDPYVSTPNLDKLAASGKKFELTYVSNPVCVPFRYALVSGHMPHTFDGLEHNSKGMASEHPRILDHIDTPLMGTLLRNCGYDTYAGGKLHVEGTQVFTKEKAEEFGFESITTDQRDELAERSADFLKNRDSDRPFFLWASFINPHDICKVLDEDGKPTHPSDPGDNLPPLPDNHAPPQDEPKWMQGFRDGTLGDEETIEIGLNRRFGRHAIHWTEHEWRVYRAAYRFYMEDLDNQLGVILDALDDAGLRENTVVIFTSDHGDHDGEHGLTMKRSFYEASSHVPLTISWPGRVSAGQIDALVNNGIDLLPTLCDFAEGEIPDSLPGRSLKPLALGEQSNWREFVVAETVGGRMVRSARYKYSIFHYDGKSEEMLVDMVSDPTETKNLANDPEFIQILTDHRNRLSDWVQAHADTQGATYLKALAP
- a CDS encoding ATP-binding protein, with the translated sequence MNINRKIQTKVSEYARYFPVTAILGPRQCGKTTLAKTWLAEQPASHYLDLELPSDVARLAEPEDYLRRHRDHIVCLDEIQRVPELFRVLRGLCDETGSPGQFMVLGSASPALLRQSSETLAGRIGFIELTPFVEEEIGAENQSRLWLRGGFPRSYLAPSDGMSRAWLDSFIQTFLERDIPQLGIRVPAITLRQFWEMCAHLHGDLWNHAKVASSLGVTGKTVGHYLRILEQAYMVRRLSPCAANFKKRLVKSPRVYLRDTGILHRLLRLDSLDDLDGHPVRGNSWEGYVIEQIAAAVPDAELSFYRTSAGAEIDLLIRRRNKLVAVEIKASSSPRLERGFWSALDDVQPDQSWVAAPVGAPFALSETVTVAPPAVICNALNS
- a CDS encoding sulfatase-like hydrolase/transferase — translated: MAESKRPNIVFVFADDWGWGDLSCYGHQFVKTPNLDRLASQGILFSQFYVCSSSVLL